From the genome of Phreatobacter cathodiphilus, one region includes:
- the hpt gene encoding hypoxanthine phosphoribosyltransferase encodes MNRDNIRVLFSAEAIAERNRALVQEIAATKPERLLVVAVLKGSFVFAADLIRAMDAAGMAPEVEFMSLSSYLEGTVSTGQVRVLHDVESPVEGRDVLLVDDILESGRTLTYAKDLLMARGARSVRICVLLEKPGKRAVHLVADHVGFTCPDVFVVGYGMDVAHAWRQLPFVGVIGD; translated from the coding sequence ATGAACCGAGACAATATCCGCGTGCTGTTCTCAGCCGAGGCCATCGCGGAGCGCAACAGGGCGCTGGTCCAGGAGATCGCCGCCACCAAGCCGGAGCGACTGCTGGTGGTGGCCGTGCTCAAGGGCAGCTTCGTCTTCGCCGCCGACCTCATTCGCGCCATGGACGCCGCCGGCATGGCGCCGGAGGTCGAGTTCATGTCGCTGTCCTCCTATCTCGAGGGCACGGTCTCGACCGGCCAGGTGCGCGTGCTGCACGACGTGGAGAGCCCGGTGGAGGGACGCGACGTGCTGCTGGTCGACGACATCCTCGAAAGCGGCCGGACGCTGACCTACGCCAAGGATCTGCTGATGGCGCGCGGCGCCCGCTCGGTGCGCATCTGCGTGCTGCTGGAAAAGCCCGGCAAGCGGGCCGTCCACCTCGTCGCCGACCATGTCGGCTTCACCTGCCCGGACGTCTTCGTGGTCGGCTACGGCATGGACGTGGCGCACGCCTGGCGGCAATTGCCATTCGTCGGCGTGATCGGGGACTGA
- the ppa gene encoding inorganic diphosphatase, translating to MRIDAISIGRNPPDEVNVIVEVPVGGEPIKYEMDKEAGTLVVDRFLYTSMRYPGNYGFIPHTLSEDGDPCDVLIANQRGIVPGAVVACRPVGVLKMEDEAGGDEKIVAVPVPRLTRRYENVHDIKDLPEITLKQIEHFFSHYKDLESAKWVKVVGWGDASEARRLITEAIERAKKAKGG from the coding sequence ATGCGCATCGACGCCATTTCCATTGGCCGGAACCCGCCCGACGAGGTCAATGTCATCGTCGAGGTGCCGGTCGGCGGCGAGCCGATCAAATATGAGATGGACAAGGAGGCCGGCACGCTCGTCGTCGACCGCTTCCTCTACACCTCCATGCGCTATCCCGGGAATTACGGCTTCATCCCGCACACGCTCTCCGAGGACGGCGATCCCTGCGACGTGCTGATCGCCAACCAGCGCGGCATCGTGCCCGGCGCGGTGGTGGCCTGCCGCCCGGTCGGCGTGCTGAAGATGGAGGACGAGGCCGGCGGCGACGAGAAGATCGTCGCGGTCCCCGTGCCGCGCCTGACCCGCCGCTACGAGAACGTCCACGACATCAAGGACCTTCCCGAAATCACGCTCAAGCAGATCGAGCACTTCTTCTCCCACTACAAGGATCTGGAATCCGCCAAGTGGGTGAAGGTGGTCGGCTGGGGCGATGCGAGCGAGGCCCGCCGCCTGATCACCGAGGCCATCGAACGGGCCAAGAAGGCCAAGGGCGGCTGA
- a CDS encoding GNAT family N-acetyltransferase: MKTVTTEIRLARKSDAPIVAEVHDEAWRAAYRGLIPGAELEKLIAKRGPGWWDAAIRKGNRIALLGFGDEIAGYANYGRNRAKALSYEGEIYELYLRPKFIGLGLGRSLFDSARKDLEAHGLESLVIWALSDNDAAMRFYRGLGGKPVARSSETFGDRALDKTAFGWAA; encoded by the coding sequence ATGAAGACCGTCACAACAGAAATCCGCCTGGCGCGGAAATCCGACGCCCCGATCGTGGCAGAGGTCCATGACGAGGCCTGGCGCGCCGCCTATCGCGGCCTCATTCCCGGCGCGGAGCTGGAAAAGCTCATCGCCAAGCGCGGTCCCGGCTGGTGGGACGCCGCCATCCGCAAGGGCAACCGCATCGCCCTGCTCGGCTTCGGCGACGAGATCGCCGGCTATGCTAATTACGGCCGCAACCGCGCCAAGGCCCTCAGCTATGAGGGCGAGATCTACGAGCTCTATCTCCGGCCGAAATTCATCGGCCTCGGCCTCGGCCGCAGCCTCTTCGACTCCGCCCGCAAGGACCTCGAGGCCCACGGCCTCGAAAGCCTGGTGATCTGGGCGCTGAGCGACAACGACGCCGCCATGCGCTTCTACCGCGGCCTCGGCGGCAAGCCCGTCGCCCGCTCGTCCGAAACCTTCGGCGACCGCGCCCTCGACAAGACCGCCTTCGGCTGGGCCGCCTGA
- a CDS encoding MJ0042-type zinc finger domain-containing protein yields the protein MLIVCPSCATAFKVTTSVLGETGRQVRCAQCRTVWLATPESAIEEPALASAGAEELAGRNAPQHQEQAGDDDADWGAAFAEEAENKAEDKGAGGDDADLFAEPPVPEATSPSLQPDTDVPPLPPRAKEPDEDGPARRGGREASQPEPGRRRLRPTFSRPRAQSFKVSPPIFILVVGAAILATLLFGREHVVRTVPDSAGLYESIGLPVNLRGVEFRDVKGANEIVDGVVVLVVEGQLVNITAKAVDLPRLRLAVRDAGGKEIYTWTATPPTPRLEPGGSAPFRSRLASPPPDGTSVEVRFFTRLDAAGR from the coding sequence ATGCTGATCGTCTGCCCTTCCTGCGCGACGGCCTTCAAGGTCACGACATCCGTCCTGGGGGAAACCGGTCGGCAGGTGCGCTGCGCCCAGTGCCGGACCGTGTGGCTGGCGACGCCGGAGAGCGCGATCGAGGAGCCCGCGCTGGCCTCCGCCGGCGCCGAGGAGCTCGCCGGCCGCAATGCGCCCCAGCATCAGGAGCAGGCGGGCGACGACGATGCCGACTGGGGCGCGGCCTTCGCGGAAGAGGCCGAGAACAAGGCCGAAGACAAGGGTGCGGGCGGCGACGACGCCGATCTCTTCGCCGAGCCGCCGGTGCCCGAAGCGACCTCGCCCTCGCTGCAGCCCGATACGGACGTGCCGCCGCTCCCGCCGCGGGCGAAGGAGCCCGACGAGGACGGGCCGGCCCGCCGCGGCGGCCGCGAGGCCTCCCAGCCCGAGCCCGGCCGGCGGCGGCTGCGCCCCACCTTCAGCCGGCCGCGGGCGCAATCCTTCAAGGTGTCGCCGCCGATCTTCATCCTCGTGGTCGGGGCGGCCATCCTCGCCACCCTGCTGTTCGGGCGGGAGCACGTGGTGCGAACGGTTCCCGATTCCGCCGGCCTCTACGAGAGCATCGGCCTGCCGGTGAACCTGCGCGGTGTCGAGTTCCGCGACGTGAAGGGCGCCAACGAGATCGTCGACGGCGTGGTGGTGCTGGTGGTCGAGGGCCAGTTGGTCAACATCACGGCCAAGGCGGTGGACCTGCCGCGGTTGCGCCTCGCCGTGCGGGACGCCGGCGGCAAGGAGATCTACACCTGGACCGCGACGCCGCCGACGCCGCGGCTGGAGCCGGGCGGCAGCGCCCCCTTCCGCTCGCGCCTCGCCTCGCCGCCGCCGGACGGCACCAGCGTGGAGGTGCGCTTCTTCACCCGCCTCGACGCCGCCGGCCGCTGA
- a CDS encoding nucleoside 2-deoxyribosyltransferase: MSDHRNQLRIYLAAPLFNDMERSFNARLAALLEPFSDVFLPQRDGKLMRDLVRQGMALESARQLVFEADIDALKRCSHVVAVLDGRTVDEGVAFEIGYARALNKFCIGLKTDDRALLPSGDNPMILAGCHEMFGSVVALVDYLRNDDAWMRSTG, encoded by the coding sequence ATGAGTGACCACCGGAATCAACTGCGAATCTACCTAGCTGCGCCTCTCTTCAACGACATGGAACGCAGTTTCAATGCTCGTCTCGCTGCGCTTTTGGAACCATTTTCCGATGTTTTTTTGCCGCAGCGCGACGGCAAGCTAATGCGCGATCTGGTGCGACAGGGCATGGCACTGGAGTCGGCGCGCCAATTGGTCTTTGAAGCTGACATTGATGCGCTGAAGCGCTGCAGTCACGTCGTGGCGGTGTTGGATGGGCGGACCGTTGACGAAGGAGTGGCGTTCGAAATCGGCTACGCGCGCGCACTGAACAAGTTTTGCATCGGCCTGAAAACTGACGATCGTGCTCTGCTCCCGTCTGGTGACAATCCGATGATCTTAGCGGGATGTCATGAGATGTTCGGTAGCGTGGTAGCGCTTGTCGACTACCTGCGGAACGACGACGCTTGGATGCGGAGCACGGGCTAG
- a CDS encoding SIR2 family protein, which yields MKFDKLATAIARNPRLPRFACHLYQRLKSNRLNLVTGAGISVDAKVPAWKELLRRLAEIDDKLPEHLRIHEGAGLQPEYLGQIIYHRYNRAYAHSDDVTPDIRSAQIEYSWGDAIHRAIYRDVATDISDVIVNHPYLQQLRDLSRRVSLVINFNFDDLLSHAIGEQIKEGGSSLLGNSLSVTWQPPLTDRPGNTTVYHVNGILPRVDLKKRSPQLIFTEDSFADARARSPGVNAEYLFLRFVQNTMLLIGHSLADTSLKSYLRQNRDKSPANHHYMVHWIDDDNDYPSHRRDDIFDANLNLYNLITIFLRSEEIREFFCLLLLDDRQFREAVETFEPDRRSVYHYYIVGPVAAGKSTLLEHLRCFDTLEEWTRPPPKEMYLASDKIGEAEQRVIDRFLNEELKEKNIRMHAAGVGFHFMDRAPLDLYAFTPTQEEEKRKSRELRELVTRSKPLQQGEVLFVHAEPSTIVKRNMSRGRHPDKAGKESYFLKQTSKLKEVYSPSFVVSTDELNASETARKVARYALLEEYAPTDLQSIISRYE from the coding sequence ATGAAGTTCGACAAACTGGCTACGGCGATCGCACGCAATCCTCGTCTACCGCGTTTTGCGTGCCATCTTTACCAGCGATTGAAATCGAACCGCCTCAACCTTGTGACCGGAGCTGGAATATCGGTGGACGCTAAGGTCCCCGCATGGAAAGAGCTGCTTCGTCGTCTAGCAGAAATCGATGATAAGCTGCCTGAGCATCTTCGTATCCATGAGGGCGCTGGTCTACAGCCCGAGTACCTTGGACAGATCATTTACCATCGATACAATCGCGCTTACGCACACTCTGATGACGTTACTCCAGACATACGATCCGCTCAGATTGAGTACAGCTGGGGTGATGCAATTCATCGGGCCATTTATCGCGATGTTGCAACAGACATAAGTGATGTCATCGTAAACCATCCATATCTGCAACAGTTGCGCGACCTTAGTAGACGCGTATCGCTTGTGATCAATTTCAATTTTGATGATCTTTTATCACATGCCATTGGCGAGCAGATTAAAGAGGGTGGCAGCAGTCTACTTGGCAATTCACTAAGTGTCACTTGGCAACCACCTCTTACGGATCGCCCTGGAAACACTACTGTTTATCACGTGAATGGCATTTTGCCACGGGTCGACCTGAAAAAGCGCAGCCCACAACTCATTTTTACCGAGGACTCTTTTGCCGACGCACGCGCTCGGTCTCCGGGTGTTAATGCCGAGTATCTTTTCTTACGGTTTGTACAGAATACGATGCTCTTGATTGGTCACTCGCTTGCGGACACATCGCTGAAGAGCTACCTACGACAGAATCGCGACAAGAGTCCGGCAAATCATCACTACATGGTCCACTGGATCGACGATGACAACGATTATCCCAGTCATAGGCGCGACGATATATTTGATGCAAACCTAAATCTTTATAATCTTATAACGATATTCTTGCGCTCAGAGGAAATTCGAGAGTTCTTCTGCCTTCTTCTGTTAGATGACCGGCAATTTCGGGAAGCTGTTGAGACATTCGAACCCGATCGGCGATCAGTATATCACTACTACATTGTTGGTCCTGTCGCGGCTGGAAAGTCCACTCTCCTTGAGCATCTGCGATGCTTTGATACTTTGGAAGAGTGGACTCGCCCACCCCCGAAAGAAATGTACCTCGCATCAGACAAGATCGGTGAAGCGGAACAGCGCGTGATCGATAGGTTTCTGAACGAGGAACTGAAAGAAAAGAACATCCGCATGCACGCCGCTGGAGTGGGCTTTCACTTCATGGACCGTGCGCCCCTTGACCTCTATGCGTTTACACCAACGCAAGAGGAGGAAAAGCGCAAATCGCGCGAACTCCGCGAGTTGGTGACCCGAAGCAAACCGCTTCAGCAAGGAGAGGTTCTGTTCGTTCATGCAGAGCCTAGCACGATAGTAAAGCGCAACATGTCGAGAGGACGACATCCCGATAAGGCTGGAAAGGAAAGCTATTTTTTGAAGCAGACGAGCAAGCTAAAGGAGGTTTACTCCCCTTCATTTGTCGTCTCAACAGACGAACTAAACGCGAGCGAGACTGCCAGAAAGGTCGCTCGATACGCCCTGTTGGAGGAATACGCACCAACTGACCTCCAAAGCATAATATCTCGCTATGAGTGA
- a CDS encoding recombinase family protein: MTVYGYLRVSTARQADEGHSLEVQRRQIEGYALMKGLVVEQWVVEEGVSGAIPVAKRTLGGPMFSALRSGDVLIAAKLDRLFRSALDALGVVERLGEMNVRLHLLDLGGDIAGSGLGKLFLTIVAAFAEAERDRLRERVSAVKADQRQKGRYLGGILPFGYRVEDGGLIPATDHFAIQEIRHLSRSGKTLRQIAREMDAKGVRISHAGVAKILRREDSAQAR, from the coding sequence GTGACCGTCTATGGATACCTGCGGGTCAGCACCGCCCGCCAAGCCGATGAAGGCCACAGCCTGGAGGTGCAACGCCGCCAGATCGAGGGCTATGCCTTGATGAAGGGCTTAGTGGTTGAGCAATGGGTCGTCGAAGAGGGCGTGTCGGGAGCCATCCCTGTCGCGAAGCGGACGCTGGGCGGGCCCATGTTCTCGGCGCTCCGCAGCGGAGACGTGCTGATCGCGGCCAAGCTCGATCGCTTGTTTCGTTCTGCCTTGGACGCGTTAGGGGTTGTCGAACGCCTTGGCGAAATGAATGTGCGCCTACACTTGCTCGACCTCGGGGGCGACATCGCGGGCAGCGGACTTGGCAAGCTGTTTCTCACCATCGTTGCAGCGTTTGCCGAGGCAGAGCGCGATCGGCTCCGCGAACGGGTGTCCGCAGTCAAGGCGGACCAGCGCCAGAAGGGGCGCTATCTCGGGGGCATCCTACCGTTCGGCTATAGGGTGGAGGACGGTGGCTTGATCCCTGCGACAGACCATTTCGCCATTCAAGAGATCAGACATCTCAGTCGAAGTGGAAAGACCCTCAGGCAGATTGCGCGCGAAATGGACGCCAAAGGCGTGCGGATTAGCCATGCTGGCGTCGCGAAAATCCTTCGGCGAGAGGACAGCGCCCAAGCCAGATAA
- a CDS encoding DUF6884 domain-containing protein: MGARMQVDGSIQGDLFQPAKLIVRDALLGVDGRTPLMVLGCGRNKLTTRASAQSLYTSSRFRQSVDIAKQLNAPFVILSAKHGIVDSNAILEPYDLDLSILSEDDRLVWGEKALSDLAALASGRSITVLAESNYAQPLLQANKARLEPLTIVSPWVELSQPDRDLWLREAHHMAVRIRDLDRLYAWIEAKREAALVFPFGDLSAMTVPKRGVYLFLDPEEPNFRKAAPRVVRVGTHAVSAGSQASLRARLRTHLGPQHEIGNHRASIFRLHVGRAMLEARDGPNRLPSWGDGQNARRNVKGAEQDLEIAVSQYLRRLQLVLIEVDDEPSKYSVRAHTEMQLIALLSDSMRPIDMPSPTWLGLQSPVAPIRQLGLWNVRGIGGKYDSSGVGSVTSMLEA; the protein is encoded by the coding sequence ATGGGTGCGCGCATGCAGGTAGATGGTTCAATTCAAGGCGACCTGTTCCAGCCTGCGAAATTGATAGTTCGAGATGCCCTGCTCGGCGTCGACGGCCGCACGCCGCTGATGGTGCTAGGCTGCGGTCGCAACAAACTGACTACCCGTGCAAGCGCCCAGAGCCTTTACACCTCAAGTCGGTTTCGACAATCCGTTGATATTGCAAAACAATTGAACGCGCCGTTTGTTATTCTTTCCGCCAAACACGGGATAGTCGACTCAAATGCTATACTTGAGCCTTACGATCTCGATCTGTCGATCTTGTCGGAGGATGACAGGCTGGTATGGGGTGAAAAAGCCCTCAGTGATCTGGCGGCACTTGCAAGCGGCCGCTCGATCACGGTGCTCGCGGAATCAAATTACGCTCAGCCTCTGTTACAAGCGAACAAAGCAAGGTTGGAGCCTTTAACGATCGTCTCCCCTTGGGTTGAACTTTCCCAGCCTGACCGCGACCTGTGGCTGCGGGAAGCTCATCACATGGCAGTGCGTATCCGAGATCTTGATCGCCTGTACGCATGGATTGAGGCCAAGAGGGAGGCAGCTCTTGTCTTCCCATTTGGCGACCTCTCCGCGATGACTGTACCGAAACGAGGCGTGTATCTCTTCCTTGACCCCGAAGAGCCAAACTTTCGGAAGGCGGCTCCTCGCGTCGTCCGAGTCGGGACCCACGCTGTCAGCGCTGGATCACAAGCATCGCTCCGGGCCCGACTGCGGACACATCTAGGTCCCCAGCATGAGATTGGAAATCATCGGGCTTCGATCTTTAGACTGCACGTCGGGCGCGCCATGCTAGAGGCGCGCGATGGCCCTAATCGGCTCCCCAGCTGGGGAGACGGACAAAATGCTCGGCGCAATGTCAAAGGCGCCGAACAAGACCTCGAGATTGCCGTTTCTCAGTACCTGCGTCGGTTGCAGCTCGTGCTCATCGAGGTCGATGATGAACCCAGCAAATACAGCGTCCGAGCGCACACTGAGATGCAACTCATAGCCTTGCTCAGCGATTCGATGCGTCCCATCGACATGCCTTCACCCACTTGGCTGGGATTGCAATCTCCAGTAGCACCGATTCGACAATTGGGGCTATGGAACGTCCGCGGAATCGGAGGAAAATATGATTCGTCCGGTGTCGGTTCAGTCACCTCAATGCTCGAGGCATGA
- a CDS encoding TIM44-like domain-containing protein: MSSKTLFRSKKLVRAFAIAGVAVMLGAVAAEAAPRGGGSRGGRSYAPPPTTNTAPTTAAPLQRSTAPTPAPGMQQPGMAARPGAPAPAAQGSRFGGLGMGLAAGFLGAGLFGLLSGQGFLGGLGSLMGMLGFLAQFALIAGVIYLVVRLVRGRREAADGPQPAMARQGSGPAGNGPMGMPQNRVIPGMAGGSVAAPAAAPSDGIGVTPQDYDTFERLLAHVNEAYSREDLNALRAMATPEMVGYFAEDLKEAAAKGQVNRISDVRLLQGDLSEAWREQDADYATVAMRFSRTDLVLDRASGRVVSGNPQGEEAVELWTFRRPHGGLWQLSAIQTA, from the coding sequence ATGTCGTCCAAGACCCTCTTCAGGTCCAAGAAACTCGTTCGCGCCTTCGCCATCGCCGGCGTCGCCGTCATGCTCGGCGCCGTTGCGGCCGAGGCGGCCCCGCGTGGCGGCGGCAGCCGCGGCGGTCGCTCCTATGCGCCGCCCCCGACCACCAACACCGCCCCGACCACCGCGGCGCCCCTGCAGCGCAGCACCGCGCCCACCCCGGCGCCTGGCATGCAGCAGCCCGGCATGGCCGCCCGTCCGGGCGCGCCGGCTCCCGCCGCCCAGGGTTCGCGCTTCGGCGGCCTCGGCATGGGCCTCGCCGCCGGCTTCCTCGGTGCCGGCCTGTTCGGCCTGCTTTCCGGCCAGGGCTTTCTCGGCGGCCTCGGCTCGCTGATGGGCATGCTCGGCTTCCTGGCCCAGTTCGCGCTGATCGCCGGCGTCATCTACCTCGTCGTGCGTCTGGTGCGCGGCCGCCGCGAAGCCGCCGACGGCCCCCAGCCGGCCATGGCCCGCCAGGGCTCCGGCCCGGCCGGCAACGGCCCCATGGGCATGCCGCAGAACCGCGTCATCCCCGGCATGGCCGGCGGCTCGGTCGCCGCCCCCGCCGCCGCGCCCTCCGACGGGATCGGCGTGACGCCGCAGGACTACGACACGTTCGAGCGCCTGCTTGCCCACGTCAACGAGGCCTATTCGCGTGAGGATCTCAACGCCCTGCGCGCCATGGCGACCCCCGAGATGGTCGGCTATTTCGCCGAGGACCTGAAGGAGGCCGCCGCCAAGGGTCAGGTCAACCGCATCTCCGACGTCCGGCTCCTCCAGGGCGACCTGTCGGAAGCCTGGCGCGAGCAGGATGCCGACTATGCGACCGTCGCCATGCGCTTCTCGCGCACCGACCTCGTCCTCGACCGCGCCTCCGGCCGGGTCGTGAGCGGCAATCCGCAGGGCGAGGAGGCCGTGGAGCTGTGGACCTTCCGCAGGCCGCACGGTGGCCTCTGGCAGCTCTCGGCGATCCAGACCGCCTGA
- the rpmB gene encoding 50S ribosomal protein L28 yields MSRRCELTGKGVQVGHRVSHSNIKTKHRFLPNLQNISFASDLLGQTVSLRVSTHALRSVDHNGGLDAFLQKANAEDLSPKARQLKSAIAKKRAEAA; encoded by the coding sequence ATGTCGCGTCGTTGTGAACTCACCGGCAAGGGTGTTCAGGTTGGCCACCGGGTCAGCCATTCGAACATCAAGACGAAGCACCGCTTCCTGCCGAACCTGCAGAATATCTCCTTCGCCTCCGACCTGCTGGGTCAGACGGTGTCGCTGCGCGTGTCGACCCACGCCCTGCGCTCGGTCGACCACAACGGCGGCCTCGACGCCTTCCTGCAGAAGGCCAATGCCGAGGACCTGTCGCCCAAGGCGCGGCAGCTCAAGTCGGCCATCGCCAAGAAGCGCGCCGAAGCCGCCTGA
- a CDS encoding response regulator yields the protein MARILIAEDDEPVRAFVRRALMIDGHEVTEAEDGAEALAILEQTQGAFDLLLTDIRMPLMDGIALALAAAPQFPNLVILLMTGYADQRERAHGLEALVHDVVTKPFSLADIRVKVQEALAAGPSRPA from the coding sequence GTGGCCCGCATTCTCATCGCCGAGGACGACGAGCCGGTGCGCGCCTTCGTGCGCCGCGCCCTGATGATCGACGGCCACGAGGTCACCGAGGCCGAGGACGGGGCCGAGGCGCTCGCCATCCTGGAACAGACACAGGGCGCCTTCGACCTGCTGCTCACCGACATCCGCATGCCGCTGATGGACGGGATCGCCTTGGCCCTGGCGGCAGCGCCGCAATTCCCGAATCTCGTGATCCTGCTGATGACCGGCTATGCCGACCAGCGCGAGCGGGCGCACGGGCTGGAGGCGCTCGTCCACGACGTGGTGACCAAGCCCTTCAGCCTCGCCGACATCCGCGTCAAGGTTCAGGAAGCACTGGCGGCCGGCCCCTCGCGGCCGGCCTGA
- a CDS encoding ring-opening amidohydrolase, translated as MPPHAHRPRPPHHRTGPDDVSGLEAAIAAGRIDPSGILAIFGKTEGNGCVNDFTRGFATQSLTLALARHIGPERAAAVCYVMSGGTEGAMAPHWTVFERVEGEGATGPALAVGRVHTAPLPAEHLGRTGQVEQVAAGIAEAMRQAGLTDPRDVHFVQVKCPLLTAQRIGEAEARGARVAVRDTLKSMGLSRGASSLGVAVALGEIAPEAVTDAAIGRDLALFSGRASASAGVELLGHEIVVLGMSAAWSGDLAVDHAVMADAIDVEPVRAALARLGLGAAGQLDAAARGRLVALLAKAEASPDGAVRGARHTMLDDSDISSTRHARAFVAGALAGLVGRTDIYVSGGAEHQGPPGGGPVAVIAQRG; from the coding sequence ATTCCGCCGCATGCCCATCGCCCGCGTCCACCGCATCATCGCACAGGCCCCGACGACGTCTCGGGCCTCGAGGCGGCCATCGCCGCCGGCCGGATCGATCCCTCCGGCATCCTCGCGATCTTCGGCAAGACCGAGGGCAACGGCTGCGTCAACGACTTCACCCGCGGCTTCGCCACCCAGTCGCTGACCCTGGCGCTCGCCCGCCATATCGGGCCCGAGCGCGCCGCGGCGGTCTGCTACGTCATGTCGGGCGGCACGGAGGGCGCCATGGCGCCGCACTGGACGGTGTTCGAGCGGGTGGAGGGGGAAGGTGCAACCGGCCCCGCCCTCGCCGTCGGGCGGGTGCACACCGCGCCGCTGCCGGCGGAGCATCTCGGGCGAACCGGGCAGGTCGAGCAGGTCGCCGCCGGCATCGCCGAGGCGATGCGGCAGGCCGGGCTCACGGACCCCCGCGACGTGCATTTCGTGCAGGTGAAGTGCCCGCTCCTGACGGCGCAGCGCATCGGCGAGGCCGAGGCGCGGGGCGCGCGCGTCGCCGTGCGCGACACGCTGAAATCCATGGGCCTGTCGCGCGGTGCCTCGTCGCTCGGCGTCGCGGTGGCGCTCGGCGAGATCGCGCCGGAGGCCGTGACCGATGCCGCCATCGGCCGAGACCTCGCGCTGTTCTCGGGCCGTGCCAGCGCCTCGGCCGGGGTGGAACTTCTCGGCCACGAGATCGTCGTGCTCGGCATGTCGGCGGCCTGGTCGGGGGACCTCGCGGTCGATCATGCGGTGATGGCGGATGCCATCGACGTGGAGCCGGTTCGGGCGGCCCTCGCCCGCCTCGGCCTCGGCGCGGCGGGCCAGCTCGATGCCGCAGCGCGCGGTCGGCTGGTGGCGCTGCTGGCGAAAGCCGAGGCCTCCCCGGACGGCGCGGTGCGCGGGGCGCGCCACACCATGCTGGACGATTCCGACATTTCCTCCACGCGGCACGCGCGGGCCTTCGTGGCGGGTGCGCTCGCCGGCCTCGTCGGGCGCACCGACATCTACGTCTCGGGCGGGGCCGAGCACCAGGGCCCGCCGGGCGGCGGCCCTGTGGCCGTCATCGCCCAGAGGGGCTGA